Proteins encoded within one genomic window of Dyadobacter chenhuakuii:
- the metK gene encoding methionine adenosyltransferase — MPYLFTSESVSEGHPDKVADQISDALIDNFLAWDTNSKVACETLVTTGQVVLAGEVKTNTYLDVQKITREVIRKIGYTKSEYMFEANSCGILSAIHDQSADINQGVDRAVASESFEEKANAQGAGDQGMMFGYATRETENYMPLALDLAHKILQEMSAIRNNESSLIPYLRPDAKSQVTIEYSDDNVPLRIDTIVVSTQHDDFDAEAAMLAKIKEDVINIVIPRVKGKLTPELQQLFTGDITFHINPTGKFVIGGPHGDTGLTGRKIIVDTYGGKGAHGGGAFSGKDPSKVDRSAAYATRHIAKNMVASGLCDEVLVQVSYAIGVAEPCGLYINTYGTSKVSVNDGEIALKISEIFDLRPYAIEQRLKLRNPIYSETAAYGHMGRKNEVVKKSFKGANGEEKEVEVELFTWEKLDFVDAIKEKFAL; from the coding sequence ATGCCATACTTATTCACCTCGGAGTCCGTATCTGAAGGACATCCTGACAAGGTCGCCGATCAAATATCAGATGCTTTAATTGACAACTTTTTAGCCTGGGACACCAATAGTAAGGTTGCCTGTGAAACGCTGGTTACAACCGGACAGGTGGTTTTGGCAGGAGAAGTGAAGACGAATACTTATCTGGATGTTCAGAAAATAACCCGTGAGGTTATCAGAAAGATCGGATACACGAAAAGTGAATACATGTTTGAAGCCAATTCCTGCGGTATTTTATCTGCTATCCACGATCAGAGCGCAGACATTAACCAGGGCGTTGACCGTGCGGTTGCTTCCGAAAGCTTCGAAGAAAAAGCAAATGCACAGGGCGCTGGTGACCAGGGAATGATGTTTGGTTACGCCACACGCGAAACTGAAAACTACATGCCGTTGGCATTGGACCTTGCTCACAAGATCCTGCAAGAAATGTCGGCGATCAGAAATAATGAATCAAGCCTGATCCCATATCTTCGCCCGGATGCAAAATCGCAGGTGACGATCGAATATAGCGATGACAATGTGCCTTTGCGCATCGATACCATTGTTGTTTCCACACAACACGATGATTTTGACGCAGAAGCAGCAATGCTTGCGAAGATCAAAGAAGATGTGATCAACATCGTAATCCCACGCGTAAAAGGCAAGCTTACTCCTGAATTGCAGCAACTGTTCACAGGAGACATTACTTTCCATATCAATCCAACCGGCAAGTTCGTCATTGGTGGACCGCACGGGGACACAGGACTTACAGGACGTAAAATTATCGTGGATACTTATGGTGGAAAAGGAGCACACGGCGGTGGTGCATTTTCTGGAAAAGATCCTTCCAAAGTGGACCGTTCTGCTGCTTATGCAACGCGTCACATTGCAAAGAACATGGTTGCGTCGGGCCTTTGCGACGAGGTGCTTGTGCAGGTTTCCTACGCCATCGGTGTGGCTGAGCCTTGCGGATTGTATATTAATACTTACGGAACTTCAAAAGTTTCGGTTAACGACGGCGAGATTGCTTTGAAGATCAGCGAGATTTTTGACCTTCGTCCTTACGCAATTGAGCAGAGATTGAAATTGAGAAACCCGATTTATTCCGAAACTGCTGCTTATGGACACATGGGCCGCAAGAATGAAGTTGTTAAAAAATCATTCAAAGGAGCAAACGGAGAAGAAAAAGAAGTGGAAGTGGAATTGTTCACTTGGGAAAAGCTTGACTTCGTCGACGCAATCAAAGAGAAGTTCGCATTGTAA
- the lipA gene encoding lipoyl synthase → MIELPVIPSERKKRPDWLRVKLPAGPEFRKVRQLVDNYKLHTICESGSCPNMGECWGAGTATFMILGNVCTRSCSFCAVATGRPNEYDTDEPRRVAEAIKLMQVKHAVLTSVNRDELKDRGAEIWYQTVRQVKENTPETTIETLIPDVKNNWDALIHMIEAGQEVVSHNMETVERLYRAVRPQAKYVRSLEQIRRTKAFGQRTKSGIMLGLGETQDEVHKAMDDLAANGLDILTLGQYLQPTKMHHEVIEWITPEMFDNYREEGLRRGLKYVESGPLVRSSYHAERHVNVPI, encoded by the coding sequence ATGATTGAATTACCTGTTATTCCCTCAGAGCGCAAGAAAAGACCAGATTGGTTGAGGGTGAAGCTGCCAGCCGGACCTGAATTCAGGAAAGTAAGGCAACTGGTTGATAATTATAAACTACATACGATCTGCGAAAGCGGAAGCTGCCCGAATATGGGCGAATGCTGGGGCGCCGGAACGGCGACCTTTATGATCCTGGGTAATGTTTGTACGAGAAGCTGCAGTTTTTGCGCCGTAGCAACTGGCCGGCCTAACGAATATGATACGGACGAGCCAAGACGCGTGGCAGAAGCCATAAAGCTGATGCAGGTTAAACACGCGGTGCTTACTTCTGTAAACCGTGACGAATTAAAAGACCGGGGCGCAGAAATCTGGTATCAGACGGTAAGACAGGTGAAAGAAAATACGCCCGAAACGACCATTGAAACATTGATTCCCGACGTAAAAAACAATTGGGATGCGTTGATCCACATGATTGAGGCAGGCCAGGAAGTGGTTTCGCACAATATGGAAACGGTGGAACGTTTATACCGTGCGGTACGCCCGCAGGCCAAGTATGTAAGAAGCCTGGAACAGATCAGACGAACCAAAGCCTTCGGTCAGCGCACAAAATCAGGCATAATGCTTGGGCTTGGCGAAACACAGGACGAAGTACACAAAGCCATGGACGATCTGGCTGCAAACGGCCTGGATATCCTTACTTTGGGACAATATCTGCAACCTACCAAAATGCACCATGAAGTGATCGAATGGATCACTCCTGAAATGTTCGATAATTATAGAGAAGAGGGACTGAGACGTGGACTTAAATACGTAGAGTCCGGCCCGCTGGTAAGATCCAGTTACCACGCGGAACGCCATGTGAATGTTCCGATTTGA
- a CDS encoding 3-deoxy-D-manno-octulosonic acid transferase, with protein sequence MSEVIYQSAISIVASLMRVAALFNQKIKLGVAGRDGLLDELENSFQKQVNGRSVAWFHAASLGEFEQGRPVIEAFKAQFPDHFILLTFFSPSGYEVRKNYNGADYICYLPWDTAANAKRFVKIVQPGFAFFIKYEFWYNYLRELKKSGARIISFSTIFRPDQIFFKRQGGFFKKMLGYFDHIFVQNKQSLTLLHGIGVQQCSLAGDTRFDRVSAIAAHVKDLPEVAVFRDNRPCLIVGSAWAADMQVLIPVLNHFKGVLKAIIAPHEIHADEIGQWRKEMSGKTILYSELSPNVNAKEYDYLVINNIGMLSSLYQYGDMAYIGGAFGSGLHNILEAATFGVPIVFGNKKYHKFQEAVDLISRKGAVAVADKEELIGIIDQWVKAQEIRKQAGSVNKNYIAEGVGSTDIILNEVKKMKG encoded by the coding sequence TTGTCCGAAGTTATCTATCAAAGCGCAATCAGCATCGTCGCCTCTTTGATGCGTGTTGCGGCTTTATTTAATCAAAAAATCAAGCTTGGTGTTGCCGGACGTGACGGGTTGCTGGATGAGCTTGAAAATTCGTTTCAAAAGCAGGTGAACGGGCGCTCCGTTGCATGGTTTCACGCGGCTTCGCTGGGTGAATTTGAACAAGGCCGACCCGTTATCGAAGCATTTAAAGCACAGTTTCCCGACCATTTCATTTTGCTGACATTCTTCTCTCCGTCGGGTTATGAAGTGAGAAAAAACTATAACGGGGCAGATTATATATGTTACCTGCCCTGGGATACGGCGGCGAATGCAAAACGTTTTGTGAAAATTGTGCAGCCCGGCTTTGCGTTTTTTATCAAATATGAATTTTGGTATAACTATCTCCGCGAACTGAAAAAAAGCGGCGCACGCATTATTTCCTTCTCAACAATCTTCCGGCCGGATCAGATTTTCTTCAAAAGACAAGGCGGCTTTTTCAAAAAGATGCTCGGTTATTTTGATCACATTTTTGTACAAAATAAACAATCGCTCACATTGCTGCATGGCATAGGCGTGCAACAATGCAGCCTGGCAGGAGATACGCGCTTTGACCGGGTGTCCGCGATTGCAGCTCATGTTAAAGATCTTCCCGAAGTTGCTGTCTTTCGTGATAATAGGCCTTGCTTGATTGTAGGATCTGCATGGGCTGCTGATATGCAGGTGCTTATCCCTGTTTTAAATCACTTTAAAGGAGTTTTAAAAGCAATCATAGCACCGCACGAAATCCATGCGGACGAGATCGGGCAGTGGCGTAAGGAAATGAGCGGTAAGACAATATTGTACTCCGAGCTTTCTCCAAACGTCAATGCCAAAGAATATGATTATCTGGTGATTAATAATATTGGAATGTTATCTTCATTATACCAATATGGAGATATGGCCTACATTGGCGGGGCGTTTGGTTCAGGGTTGCACAATATCCTGGAAGCGGCCACTTTCGGCGTTCCTATTGTTTTTGGAAACAAAAAATATCACAAGTTTCAGGAGGCGGTTGACCTGATCAGCAGGAAAGGTGCTGTTGCCGTTGCAGATAAAGAGGAACTGATCGGCATTATTGATCAATGGGTTAAGGCGCAGGAAATCCGGAAGCAAGCTGGAAGTGTCAATAAAAATTACATTGCGGAAGGCGTAGGATCCACCGATATCATCCTGAATGAAGTGAAAAAAATGAAAGGCTGA
- a CDS encoding ROK family transcriptional regulator has translation MDLVVEEPNSVIDIRKNRIRSNLLLHLYQSGDTSINKMARLFHASIPSATGIVNELIREGWIIETGTGPARAGRPPVLYGLNSKKYLTLIMDINRHDTQLVIFDLHNQLILKRKVDIRLDDSSTFLEQLFEASDDFLKSNNINVSKLWGIGVSMPGLINSSQGINLTYLNLTPPGVPLVSHLKKHFKLPVCLFNDTKATTIGEHRFGFAREKSQVLTINIDWGVGLGIIINGEVFNGASGFAGELGHIQVKPDGLLCHCGKIGCLDTITSAIALIRRAKDGINGGKATILSQIVNNNLDLLDTSHIIEAVHAGDEFSIDLLSTVGTELGKGLATAVHLFNPEVIIVGGLLAEAGPFISNPIEQAINKYCLSDFKNSLSIHISKLGAKARLLGTQAHLFEHLIAKEFS, from the coding sequence ATGGACTTAGTTGTAGAAGAACCGAATTCGGTTATTGATATTCGTAAAAACCGTATCAGAAGTAACTTGTTGCTTCATTTGTATCAATCCGGTGACACTTCGATCAACAAAATGGCACGTTTGTTCCATGCCAGCATTCCCTCGGCAACCGGCATCGTGAATGAGCTCATCCGTGAAGGTTGGATTATTGAAACCGGAACAGGTCCGGCACGCGCAGGCAGGCCGCCGGTATTATACGGACTGAATTCGAAAAAATATCTGACGCTTATTATGGACATTAACCGCCATGATACGCAACTCGTTATTTTCGACTTACATAACCAACTTATTTTAAAGCGAAAAGTTGATATCCGCCTCGACGATTCTTCTACCTTCCTCGAACAACTTTTTGAAGCAAGCGACGATTTTCTTAAATCCAACAATATCAATGTCAGCAAGTTATGGGGCATAGGCGTTTCCATGCCAGGCCTTATCAATTCCTCCCAGGGAATCAACCTGACTTATCTTAACCTGACGCCTCCCGGGGTTCCGCTGGTTTCCCATCTGAAGAAACATTTCAAGCTGCCGGTCTGCCTTTTTAATGATACAAAAGCAACCACGATCGGAGAGCACCGCTTTGGTTTTGCAAGAGAAAAATCTCAGGTCCTGACCATCAACATTGACTGGGGTGTGGGATTGGGCATTATCATCAACGGCGAAGTTTTCAACGGCGCATCCGGTTTCGCTGGCGAGCTGGGCCACATTCAGGTAAAACCCGACGGACTTTTATGTCATTGCGGAAAAATCGGCTGCCTGGATACAATCACATCCGCGATTGCATTAATCAGAAGAGCCAAGGACGGCATTAATGGTGGAAAAGCGACTATTCTATCACAGATCGTCAATAACAACCTCGATCTGCTGGACACTTCCCACATCATTGAAGCCGTGCATGCGGGCGACGAATTTTCGATTGACTTGCTTAGCACGGTAGGCACCGAGCTGGGCAAAGGTTTGGCAACAGCCGTTCACCTTTTCAATCCCGAAGTCATTATAGTAGGAGGATTGCTGGCAGAAGCAGGACCGTTTATTTCAAACCCGATTGAGCAGGCGATCAATAAATATTGCCTTTCTGATTTCAAAAACTCGCTTTCGATCCACATTTCTAAATTGGGAGCAAAAGCCAGGTTGCTGGGCACGCAGGCGCATTTGTTTGAGCATCTGATTGCTAAGGAGTTTTCCTGA
- the rsgA gene encoding ribosome small subunit-dependent GTPase A — protein MELVKGLVLRSTGSWYDVRDSRDGHIWQCRLKGKFKALGLKVTNPIAVGDNVRFEEEDETQNFGIIHEIMPRENYVVRRSVHKTAHAHLIAANVDQAILIATLVFPRTSLGFIDRFLVAIESFRIPGVLIFNKQDLLNDDMKEFQAELMELYESLGYTCMATTAVSEEGLEEFAALLGGKVSLLSGHSGVGKSTLVNAIAPDLDIKTQEVSTFANKGVHTTTFAEMFELEPGTFIIDSPGIKELGLSDMKAEEISHYFPEMRELLNQCRFNNCQHINEPGCAVKDAVSEGRIAISRYESYLSMVGGQDNRK, from the coding sequence ATGGAATTAGTTAAAGGTTTGGTTTTGCGGTCAACTGGTTCGTGGTATGATGTGCGGGACAGTCGCGACGGTCATATCTGGCAATGCAGGTTGAAAGGAAAGTTTAAAGCGCTTGGATTGAAAGTGACCAATCCGATCGCTGTTGGCGATAATGTGCGGTTTGAGGAGGAAGATGAAACGCAGAATTTTGGCATCATCCACGAGATCATGCCCCGTGAAAATTACGTGGTACGACGCTCCGTGCACAAAACAGCACATGCGCATTTGATCGCTGCGAATGTTGATCAGGCGATTTTAATAGCCACATTGGTTTTTCCAAGAACTTCTCTGGGATTTATAGATCGCTTTCTCGTTGCTATTGAGTCGTTCCGGATTCCCGGCGTATTAATTTTCAACAAGCAGGATCTTCTGAATGATGATATGAAGGAATTTCAGGCCGAGCTGATGGAACTTTACGAAAGCCTCGGATATACTTGCATGGCCACCACAGCGGTAAGCGAGGAAGGACTGGAAGAATTTGCCGCGTTATTAGGCGGAAAGGTTTCGCTGCTTTCGGGTCATTCGGGCGTGGGCAAATCCACATTGGTCAATGCAATAGCGCCGGACCTGGACATCAAAACGCAGGAGGTTTCGACCTTTGCGAATAAGGGCGTTCATACGACAACTTTCGCCGAAATGTTCGAGCTGGAACCCGGCACATTTATCATTGATTCACCCGGAATTAAGGAACTGGGGCTTTCGGATATGAAGGCGGAGGAAATCAGTCATTACTTTCCGGAAATGCGCGAACTGCTGAACCAATGCCGGTTTAACAATTGTCAGCATATCAACGAGCCCGGATGTGCAGTGAAAGATGCAGTTTCGGAAGGCCGCATCGCTATTAGCCGATACGAAAGTTATTTAAGCATGGTGGGTGGGCAGGATAACCGAAAGTAA
- the mce gene encoding methylmalonyl-CoA epimerase, translating into MKNVEHIGIAVEELEAAERLFSSLLNAQPYKRETVASEGVLTSFFQVNQTKIELLQSTDPEGVIARFIEKKGEGVHHVAFEVDDIVLEMERLKKEGFALLSETPKPGADNKLVCFLHPKTTNGMLIELCQEIKP; encoded by the coding sequence ATGAAAAATGTCGAGCACATTGGCATTGCGGTCGAGGAGCTGGAAGCTGCCGAAAGATTGTTTTCGAGTTTGCTAAATGCCCAGCCCTACAAGCGCGAAACTGTCGCTTCCGAAGGTGTTCTGACTTCTTTCTTCCAGGTTAATCAAACCAAAATAGAGCTCCTGCAATCCACAGATCCCGAAGGCGTAATTGCGCGGTTTATAGAAAAGAAAGGAGAAGGCGTTCATCACGTCGCGTTCGAAGTTGACGACATTGTTTTGGAAATGGAGCGGCTAAAAAAAGAGGGTTTCGCCTTGTTAAGCGAAACCCCCAAACCCGGAGCAGATAATAAGCTCGTATGTTTTTTACATCCTAAAACTACAAATGGCATGCTGATCGAGCTTTGCCAGGAAATCAAGCCCTGA
- the tamL gene encoding translocation and assembly module lipoprotein TamL, translating to MRNSVLGILVLLVTLSSCSVNKYIPEGQSLYVGSKVKVQADTITKPSVMGIASELEAIVKPPPNKTLLGFPWKVWWWYFIGEPKDEGGLRSWFRNKLGEQPKFATQRVADINAANMVSHLDNEAYYRSKATGKLVPSKKEKRRTAIYEFDAYVMPRYVMNEINYVVRDSSLFNRDLIIAKQKTLLKKGEPPRLEVISTERSRIDLELKGKGYYFFNPDYLIIKVDSTIGKRDSTLAPQQVNIFLEVKPQTAQTSLKQYFINKIYVNTGSQESLLADTTAAPEPRRRGLNIKDPGNLYKKRIFYDAIGFRRGNMYTNTMHNVSLQRLVNLQNFKFVKNQFDLVPRSDSALLDVRYDLEPLKKKALQTTISASTKSNNLGGSQLDVAWRNRNTFKGAEMLAIKAFFGFDVQLGGNREANPNRIGNEYVRYGIGADLSFPRFIIPFVRIRPEKSQALPKTVLSVNYENRVQRGLYTTTSIRGDWSYIWSKNSEVVHTLTPISINYIQPRKVNSEKLAAIGFSPNTNPIDFERLMNLVEQKYFIAGSNYTISYRPQPKPFGRNQFAFTGGIDYGGNLLSLLAKHSKDDTAKIYAKEFLKVPVFQYVKLDGDIRYYRTITPGIKWANRLLLGAIKPYGNSKDMATPQFKQYFGGGSTGIRAFRARALGPGAYTPDTATIALIGYQNFADIRMEFNSELRLKFTNIINGAVFMDAGNIWSFGSPERARYDSSALISSDFLKQIAVGGGIGLRLDFSYLIFRLDIATPFRKPWYTKEIASQTPEGEVTYKNPWVFNEVNFRSKAWRRENLILNIAVGLPF from the coding sequence ATGAGAAATAGTGTATTAGGCATATTGGTTCTTCTGGTGACACTGAGCAGCTGTTCAGTGAATAAGTACATTCCCGAAGGCCAAAGTCTCTATGTAGGTAGTAAAGTGAAGGTGCAAGCGGATACCATCACTAAACCCAGTGTTATGGGGATAGCATCAGAGCTGGAAGCAATTGTGAAACCGCCGCCTAATAAAACGCTATTGGGTTTCCCTTGGAAAGTGTGGTGGTGGTATTTTATCGGTGAACCGAAAGATGAAGGTGGCTTACGCAGCTGGTTTCGCAACAAACTTGGAGAGCAGCCCAAATTTGCTACGCAGCGCGTTGCCGACATTAATGCAGCCAATATGGTTTCTCACCTGGATAATGAAGCCTACTATCGCTCCAAGGCAACCGGCAAGCTGGTGCCAAGCAAGAAAGAAAAACGCAGGACGGCCATTTACGAGTTTGACGCTTATGTGATGCCTCGTTATGTAATGAATGAGATCAATTATGTGGTCCGGGACAGTTCGCTGTTCAACCGTGATCTTATCATCGCCAAACAAAAAACCCTTTTGAAAAAAGGCGAACCGCCTCGTTTGGAGGTGATCTCCACAGAAAGAAGCCGGATTGACCTGGAATTAAAAGGAAAGGGCTATTATTTCTTCAACCCGGATTATCTGATCATCAAGGTTGATTCCACCATTGGAAAAAGGGATTCTACACTGGCACCGCAGCAGGTTAACATCTTCCTGGAAGTAAAACCGCAAACAGCGCAGACGTCGTTGAAACAATATTTTATAAACAAAATTTATGTTAACACAGGAAGCCAGGAAAGTCTCCTCGCTGACACAACAGCCGCTCCTGAACCTCGTCGCCGCGGGCTAAACATCAAAGACCCGGGGAATTTATACAAAAAACGAATCTTTTATGACGCCATCGGTTTCCGGAGAGGGAATATGTATACCAATACAATGCATAATGTATCCCTGCAACGATTGGTCAACCTGCAAAACTTCAAATTTGTAAAAAACCAATTCGACCTTGTCCCCAGATCCGATTCAGCATTGCTGGATGTGCGTTATGATTTGGAACCATTGAAGAAAAAGGCATTGCAAACGACCATTAGCGCCAGTACGAAGTCGAACAACCTGGGCGGTTCCCAGCTGGATGTGGCCTGGCGGAATAGAAATACATTCAAAGGAGCGGAAATGTTGGCTATAAAGGCATTTTTCGGATTTGACGTGCAACTGGGAGGAAACCGGGAAGCAAATCCTAACCGGATTGGCAATGAATACGTTCGCTACGGTATAGGTGCAGACTTATCGTTCCCACGATTTATTATTCCTTTCGTTAGAATACGGCCGGAGAAAAGCCAAGCGTTACCTAAAACTGTGCTTTCAGTAAATTATGAAAACCGGGTACAACGCGGACTTTATACAACCACCTCTATTCGTGGTGACTGGTCATACATTTGGAGCAAAAATTCAGAGGTTGTACACACATTAACCCCGATTTCGATTAACTATATTCAACCCAGGAAGGTTAATTCTGAAAAGTTGGCAGCCATCGGCTTTAGTCCCAACACAAATCCGATTGATTTCGAAAGGTTAATGAACTTGGTCGAACAAAAGTATTTTATTGCAGGATCTAATTATACCATATCTTATCGCCCGCAACCTAAACCCTTCGGAAGAAATCAATTCGCATTTACAGGTGGGATTGATTACGGTGGTAACCTGCTAAGCCTTTTAGCTAAACATTCAAAGGATGATACGGCGAAAATATATGCGAAAGAATTCTTGAAAGTTCCTGTCTTTCAATATGTCAAGCTGGATGGTGACATCAGGTACTATCGCACCATAACACCTGGAATCAAGTGGGCTAACCGGCTTTTGTTAGGAGCAATTAAACCGTATGGCAATTCCAAAGATATGGCTACGCCGCAATTCAAACAGTATTTTGGCGGTGGTAGCACAGGTATAAGGGCTTTCCGTGCACGTGCGCTCGGGCCAGGCGCTTATACACCTGATACAGCAACAATTGCTTTAATTGGTTACCAGAATTTTGCAGATATAAGAATGGAGTTCAACTCCGAGCTTCGGCTGAAATTTACCAACATCATCAATGGAGCAGTGTTTATGGACGCAGGTAATATCTGGTCATTCGGTAGTCCTGAAAGAGCAAGATACGATTCCAGCGCGCTTATCAGCAGCGACTTCTTGAAACAAATCGCCGTTGGCGGCGGGATTGGTTTACGACTCGATTTCTCTTATCTGATTTTCAGATTAGACATTGCTACGCCATTCAGAAAGCCTTGGTATACCAAAGAAATTGCCTCTCAAACACCGGAAGGCGAAGTTACCTATAAAAATCCCTGGGTTTTCAACGAGGTTAATTTCCGAAGCAAAGCGTGGAGACGGGAAAACCTGATCCTGAATATTGCCGTCGGGCTGCCGTTCTAA